GCCGCTTGTTGTAGGCCTCGATCCCCTTCATCAGGAGCGGCCCGAATTCAGCGTCGTCTTTCGGGAGAGGGAATCTGCCGGGCGACCAGGTCGACCATTTGCCCGACGCATGCAGGCCGGTGAATCCGCCGCAGACGTACTCGCAGCGCAGGTAGCTTCTTCGTCTCGAATAGGTGAACGTCTCGCCGCCGAGCGTCACCGAGTACTCGTCTTCCGGGTCCATGAATTCGGATGCGCATGAGGCGATGCAAAGGCGGCAGCCGTCGCAGTAATTATCTTCCTTTGGCAACGGAGGCGTTGGCTCGAGCTCCGCCGCCGTCACGACCGCGCCGAGGATGATGGCCGCGCCTTCCTTCTTCGTGAGCACGTTGCCCGAAAGCCCGAACGAGCCAACGCCGGAGCGAACCGCCAGATACCTCAGCGAGACGTCCGGAAACATGTCGATCGCGCCGCGCGGCGTATCCTGCCGGTACACCTCGTTCGGCGCAAGCGGAACGGCGGGATATCCTTTTTGCGAGAGAAACTTCGACAACTGGAGAGCGATTCCGCCCGACGTCAGATTGGTGCGGAAATTATCGCGCTCATGTGAGCGGCGGTCCTTCTTGGAGAGATACGGCGGAATCAGGCTCTGATCGAGCGGCAGCGCGAAGCATATCGCAGACTTCGCCTCCGGCAAAACATACGTCAGATCGGCTGAAGGCGGCCCGCCCGCAAGCGTTTCGAACGTCGCAATCCCCGCCGCGCACGTGCCTTCTTCTCCTACAAAATCCAGAACGACTTGATTCAAGCTTTTCATGACACCCTCTCCCACCGGTTAAGTTGCGCTATTCTATCGCATGCCGGAGAAATTGGCAATACGAAAAATGGGGACAGAGAGACTGTCCGACGATTAAAGTTGTTGAACTATAGTTCAAGATATTAATTTATGGTTGACAATAGCCTCTTTTTGTGGTATCATCTCCTTC
Above is a window of Candidatus Abyssobacteria bacterium SURF_5 DNA encoding:
- a CDS encoding epoxyqueuosine reductase yields the protein MKSLNQVVLDFVGEEGTCAAGIATFETLAGGPPSADLTYVLPEAKSAICFALPLDQSLIPPYLSKKDRRSHERDNFRTNLTSGGIALQLSKFLSQKGYPAVPLAPNEVYRQDTPRGAIDMFPDVSLRYLAVRSGVGSFGLSGNVLTKKEGAAIILGAVVTAAELEPTPPLPKEDNYCDGCRLCIASCASEFMDPEDEYSVTLGGETFTYSRRRSYLRCEYVCGGFTGLHASGKWSTWSPGRFPLPKDDAEFGPLLMKGIEAYNKRPPMEGGHQHVLMESKLYLTCGNCQLICSPDKDERKRRHKLLVQSGVIVQNADGSLEAVSPEAAAARIAALDTETRSLYE